The following coding sequences are from one Thunnus maccoyii chromosome 17, fThuMac1.1, whole genome shotgun sequence window:
- the insm1a gene encoding insulinoma-associated protein 1a: MPRGFLVKRNKKPNPVSYRVRSDEEEAEQTAADALLPSSSAALASFPVRAHTPTPTCGEAAAAPEQNAKPVQFGNPEAVYQALYSPTRPVSQDHDRSYFERRFNLGSPVSAESFPTPAALTALDHLFAPVDLKTVSSNSSRTDTSATSTATLPNPGAKRPSSDTERKSKPPSKKTKAIRKLHFEDDVTTSPVLGLKIKEAPVDQKPPRPQTAGGDNNPLGEFVCQLCREAYADPFALAQHKCSRIVRVEYRCPECDKVFSCPANLASHRRWHKPKPQSGASGAQNLESDKAAASGKAAPDEAKDSSDRDTPSPGPSESGSEEGLYDCNHCGKKFKRQAYLRKHLASQHGSPKPAEEEDAPACEQSAAPLNLSSSTCHLCPVCGENFSNRDSQERHIRLLHSSQVYPCKYCPAIFYSSPGLTRHINKCHPSENRQVILLQMPLRPAC; this comes from the coding sequence ATGCCGAGAGGATTTTTAGTGAAAAGGAACAAGAAACCCAACCCGGTGTCCTACCGGGTTCGCTCCGATGAGGAGGAAGCTGAGCAAACAGCGGCTGATGCGCTGCTGCCGTCCTCTTCCGCAGCTCTCGCCTCCTTCCCGGTGCGCGCACATACGCCGACGCCCACCTGCggggaggcagcagcagcaccggAGCAGAACGCTAAACCGGTCCAGTTCGGGAACCCGGAGGCGGTGTACCAGGCGCTCTACAGCCCCACCCGGCCCGTCAGCCAGGACCACGACCGCTCCTACTTTGAGAGACGCTTCAACCTCGGCTCACCGGTTTCTGCGGAGTCTTTCCCAACACCAGCAGCACTAACGGCTCTAGACCACCTCTTCGCCCCGGTGGATCTGAAAACCGTCTCCAGCAACAGCAGCCGCACCGACACCAGCGCCACATCCACCGCGACGCTCCCTAACCCCGGAGCCAAGCGACCCTCCAGCGACACCGAGCGCAAAAGCAAACCGCCGTCCAAGAAAACCAAAGCTATCCGGAAACTGCACTTTGAGGATGATGTCACCACATCTCCGGTCCTCGGGCTCAAAATTAAAGAAGCGCCGGTGGACCAGAAGCCTCCCAGACCGCAGACGGCCGGAGGTGACAACAACCCGCTGGGCGAGTTCGTGTGCCAGCTGTGCCGGGAGGCGTACGCAGACCCGTTCGCTCTGGCGCAGCACAAGTGCTCCAGAATAGTCCGGGTTGAGTACAGGTGTCCCGAGTGTGACAAGGTGTTCAGCTGCCCGGCTAACCTCGCTTCGCACCGGCGGTGGCACAAACCCAAGCCGCAGAGCGGAGCCTCCGGTGCGCAAAATTTGGAGAGCGACAAAGCTGCCGCGTCCGGGAAGGCTGCTCCGGATGAAGCGAAGGATTCTAGTGACAGAGACACACCCAGCCCAGGACCGTCCGAGTCGGGCTCAGAGGAAGGGCTGTATGATTGTAATCACTGTGGGAAAAAGTTTAAGCGCCAAGCGTACCTGCGGAAGCACCTGGCGTCACAACACGGCTCCCCGAAACcggcggaggaggaggacgcGCCGGCCTGCGAGCAGAGCGCGGCGCCGCTCAACCTGAGCTCCTCCACCTGCCACCTGTGTCCGGTCTGCGGGGAGAACTTTTCCAACAGGGACAGCCAGGAGCGGCACATCCGCCTGCTGCACTCCTCGCAGGTCTACCCGTGCAAATACTGCCCCGCCATCTTCTACAGCTCTCCGGGACTCACGAGGCACATCAACAAATGCCACCCGTCCGAGAACCGGCAGGTGATCCTGCTGCAGATGCCGCTCCGCCCCGCCTGCTGA